Proteins from one Plasmodium gaboni strain SY75 chromosome 4, whole genome shotgun sequence genomic window:
- a CDS encoding CGI-201 protein, short form has translation MNFNSKKLQVKNKNAAEVQITAEQLINEALELEEIENKVNYNFIDEEELNEYKINKRKEYEDKIRKRRYMISTYIKYALWELKQKDIERCRSIFERALNIDYTNKNLWLKYIEVELLNKNINSARNLLERVVLLLPLENIFWKKYAHLEEILNNYVNARNIYERWITCKIDESSFLCYIYFEERCNEINKCREIFERLIVSIPKLECFYKFIKFEKKYKNITRARAAYEKCIELLPSSFLDENFYLHFCNFEQEQNEYERCKKIYIEALKILPKNKSELLYKNFLQFQKKYANKDELDETLLIKERIFYEDELKKNVNDYDIWFNYIKLEESNLNNINKDKSIIRIRDLYERAISIIPMISSKKFWKRYIYLWINYSIFEELYAENIQRARDVYKNIIKILSTHQFTFKKIFILYATFELRQLNVDKARSIYNCALQKMPNEKIFEKFCEFELKLGNIRECRNVYEKYVESFPFNSKAWISMINFELSLDEVERARQIAEIAINLDDMKLPELVWKNYIDMEINLQEYDNARKLYDRLLNITQHYKVYKSYAEFTYIYLDDIEMCRKILEDGIEFCKKNELINERCILLNFLCDIEKDYGDKEIIDKTLKRLPKKVKKRKIIKNNDNDDEIIEEYITYVFPDDGNQSQNMKILEKALEWKKKMEDMKKKIQDDKKEVNDHNDGSDSGSDNGSDNEGSDNDGSDNGSDNDGSDNGSDNGSDNGSDNGSDNGSNNGSDNDGSDNDGSDNGSDNDGSDDDGSDNGSDNDGSDDDGSDNEEGK, from the exons ATGAATTTTAATAGTAAAAAGTTACAG GTTAAGAATAAGAACGCTGCAGAGGTGCAGATTACGGCAGAGCAACTTATCAACGAAGCGTTAGAACTTGAAgaaattgaaaataaagtaaattataattttatagaTGAAGAAGAATTGAATgaatacaaaataaataagagAAAAGAATATGAAGATAAGATACGTAAAAGAAGATATATGATAAGTACCTATATAAAGTATGCCTTATGGGAATTGAAACAGAAAGATATTGAAAGATGTCGTTCAATTTTTGAAAGGGCTTTAAATATTGATTATACAAATAAGAATTTATGgttaaaatatatagaagTTGAATTACttaataagaatataaatagtGCTCGAAATTTATTGGAAAGGgttgttttattattacctttagaaaatatattttggAAGAAATATGCTCATCTTGAAGAgatattaaataattatgtaaatgctcgaaatatatatgagaGATGGATTACATGTAAAATAGATGAAAGTTcttttttatgttatatatattttgaagAACGATGTAATGAAATAAACAAATGCAGAGAGATTTTTGAACGATTAATTGTAAGTATTCCTAAATTAGAATGcttttataaatttataaagtttgaaaaaaaatataaaaatataactaGAGCTAGAGCAGCATATGAGAAATGTATAGAATTATTACCTTCGTCTTTTTTAGATGagaatttttatttacatttttgTAATTTCGAACAAgaacaaaatgaatatgaacgatgtaaaaaaatttatattgaagctttaaaaatattaccaaaaaataagagtgaattattatataagaatTTTTTGCAATTCCAAAAGAAGTATGCAAATAAAGATGAATTAGATGAAACCTTATTAATTAAGGAAcgtattttttatgaagatgaattaaaaaaaaatgtaaatgattatgatatttggtttaattatattaaattagAAGAATctaatttaaataatataaataaagataaatCTATAATACGAATTAGAGATCTTTATGAACGTGCTATAAGTATTATACCTATGATAAGTTCTAAAAAATTCTGGAAAcgatatatatatttatggATTAACTATTCTATTTTTGAAGAATTATATGCTGAAAATATTCAAAGAGCACGTGatgtttataaaaatattattaaaatattatccACTCATCAATttacttttaaaaaaatatttattctaTATGCTACTTTTGAATTACGTCAATTAAATGTCGACAAGGCAAGGTCCATATATAATTGCGCCTTACAAAAAATGCCCAACGAAAAAATTTTTGAGAAATTTTGTGAATTCGAATTAAAACTTGGAAATATTCGGGAGTGTCGAAATGTGTATGAGAAGTATGTGGAGTCCTTCCCCTTCAACTCGAAG GCTTGGATTTCTATGATTAATTTTGAGCTCTCCCTGGATGAGGTTGAAAGGGCACGGCAAATTGCAGAAATAGCTATAAACCTTGATGATATGAAATTGCCCGAGCTg gTATGGAAGAATTATATTGATATGGAAATTAATTTGCAGGAATATGACAATGCAAGAAAGTTGTATGACAGACTTTTAAACATAACACAACATTATAAG GTTTATAAGAGCTATGCGGAATTCACATACATTTACCTGGACGACATAGAAATGTGCAGGAAAATTTTGGAAGACGGAATTGaattttgtaaaaaaaatgaattaatCAATGAGAGATGCATCTTGTTAAATTTTCTGTGTGATATAGAAAAGGATTATGGAGACAAAGAAATTATAGACAAGACTTTAAAACGATTACCAAAAAAAGtcaaaaaaagaaaaattattaaaaataatgataatgatgatgaaatAATTGAAGAGTATATAACATATGTTTTTCCAGATGACGGAAATCAATCACAg AATATGAAGATATTAGAAAAGGCTCTGGAGtggaagaaaaaaatggaagatatgaaaaaaaaaatacaagACGATAAAAAGGAAGTTAATGATCATAATGATGGTAGTGATAGTGGTAGTGATAATGGTAGTGATAATGAAGGTAGTGATAATGATGGTAGTGATAATGGTAGTGATAATGATGGTAGTGATAATGGTAGTGATAATGGTAGTGATAATGGTAGTGATAATGGTAGTGATAATGGTAGTAATAATGGTAGTGATAATGATGGTAGTGATAATGATGGTAGTGATAATGGTAGTGATAATGATGGTAGTGATGATGATGGTAGTGATAATGGTAGTGATAATGATGGTAGTGATGATGATGGTAGTGATAATGAGgaaggaaaataa